One Ciconia boyciana chromosome 20, ASM3463844v1, whole genome shotgun sequence DNA window includes the following coding sequences:
- the VSIG10L2 gene encoding LOW QUALITY PROTEIN: V-set and immunoglobulin domain-containing protein 10-like 2 (The sequence of the model RefSeq protein was modified relative to this genomic sequence to represent the inferred CDS: inserted 2 bases in 1 codon; deleted 1 base in 1 codon): MERGRAPLPRWRGPWILCLLPALAGGQPLAAGEAAYEERTVTGVRGRAVELSCGPAVSAPPAVVFWSFAAPAGGSGPPRAVAVGSGPEVAVAPGAGTLGRVTLRNGTLELRELRAAAQGRFLCQGLFPEPGRLRVGYAAVLLRVLVPVSKPFVRPTAAAAAEGAAVALTCAVREGTEPLSFSWQHRQPRGGPSAAPAGLGGAGAELRLTPANRSHAGWYACTVRNEVNNRTSEPVYLDVVYGPDEPAISVEPFSPEQGGFSAGEREDVVLSCLAPSNPPSRYVWLHNGSQVHTGQTYVIAAIARAQAGTYTCLAENTHLQTRTQATIVLTVYYPPAGSPSCSALATGDRRDVALRCRWLGGFPPARLRWVGPGPPQEEEEEKEEEGTMGLSFSMATSIQPGAATRNGSSFSCLASHPALPQGAVCGTTLWVPAGGPSCAAAATKGDEYVVLRCRWEGGTPPVTLRWRDGGGQALGDPSPSATVLVLSADGSLGGRDFVCAAAHPLRATSAECHLRLGKPARPRVPSPCHGGXLHVPAGCVPPPASRRAEVPELETERSEVAVLEGGEARLACRRGSGGAHLGAAVVWYDPKEREVTPGLAKYRLERGEAWVNLTVRDAEWPGDGGIYRCTAANAAGTASLPVRLRVERYPAPPNVTISKLRYTRARTEVRLEWRTQGAGNLTGFVVQRRQAKKPPPRAAGPWETAASDIEPHSRDRRLGGLDPAVVYAFRVLAVNHRTAGHPSEVQTPAEPPFEAYPAVTGAAVAGMLVATAASLLAVRCVARHRDALPRLHDLLFRTVPPRRAGPGAQEPIGTPEDAETAASREDGAVPAPAHPSTAAGALPPLAEPLSAPPDATDDPPVNVTITVTATP, from the exons ATGGAGCGCGGCCGGGCACCGCTGCCGCGTTGGAGGGGGCCCTGGAtcctctgcctgctgccggCGCTGGCGGGGG GTCAGCCGCTGGCAGCCGGCGAGGCGGCCTACGAGGAGCGGACGGTGACGGGGGTACGGGGCCGGGCGGTGGAGCTGAGCTGCGGGCCGGCGGTATCGGCGCCGCCGGCGGTGGTTTTCTGGAGCTTTGCGGCACcggcggggggctcggggccaCCGCGGGCCGTGGCGGTGGGCTCGGGCCCGGAGGTGGCGGTGGCCCCCGGCGCGGGGACGCTGGGCCGGGTGACCCTGCGCAACGGGACGCTGGAGCTGCGGGAGCTGCGGGCGGCCGCCCAGGGCCGCTTCCTCTGCCAGGGGCTCTTCCCCGAGCCCGGCCGGCTCCGCGTGGGCTACGCCGCCGTCCTCCTGCGCGTCCTGG TGCCCGTCTCCAAGCCCTTCGTGCGGccgacggcggcggcggcggcggagggggcggcggTGGCCCTGACGTGCGCCGTGCGGGAGGGGACGGAGCCGCTGAGCTTCTCCTggcagcaccggcagccccgggggggtccctcagccgcccccgcggggctggggggcgccGGGGCAGAGCTGCGCCTGACGCCCGCCAACCGCAGCCACGCCGGCTGGTACGCCTGCACCGTGCGCAACGAGGTCAACAACCGGACCAGCGAGCCCGTCTACCTGGACGTCGTCT ATGGCCCCGACGAGCCGGCCATCAGCGTGGAGCCCTTCTCCCCCGAACAGGGGGGCTTCTCGGCGGGCGAGCGGGAGGACgtggtgctgagctgcctggCTCCCTCCAACCCCCCCAGCCGCTACGTCTGGCTCCACAACGGTTCCCAGGTCCACACCGGCCAGACCTACGTCATCGCCGCCATCGCCCGCGCCCAGGCGGGCACCTACACCTGCCTGGCCGAGAACACCCACCTCCAAACCCGCACCCAGGCCACCATCGTCCTCACCGTCTACT ATCCACCAGCCGGGagccccagctgctctgccctggccaCCGGTGACCGGCGGGACGTGGCCCTGCGGTGCCGCTGGCTGGGGGGCTTCCCCCCGGCACGGCTGCGCTGGGTGGGCCCTGGGCCcccccaggaggaggaggaggagaaggaggaagaggggacgATGGGGTTGAGTTTTTCCATGGCCACCAGCATCCAGCCAGGGGCGGCCACCAGGAACGgcagctccttctcctgcctggcCTCCCACCCTGCGCTGCCGCAGGGGGCTGTGTGCGGGACCACCCTGT GGGTCCCGGCCGGCGGCCCCTCCTGCGCGGCAGCGGCCACCAAGGGCGACGAGTACGTGGTGCTGCGGTGCCGGTGGGAGGGGGGCACGCCGCCCGTCACCCTGCGCTGGCGCGACGGCGGGGGCCAGGCCTTGGGGGACCCCTCGCCCTCCGCCACCGTCCTGGTGCTGAGCGCCGACGGCAGCCTGGGGGGCCGGGATTTCGTCTGCGCGGCCGCCCACCCGCTACGGGCCACCAGCGCCGAGTGTCACCTCCGGCTGGGTAAGCCGGCTCGG CCCCGGGTGCCCTCACCGTGCCACGGCGG GTTGCACGTCCCTGCCGGCTgcgtccccccccccgcttctcGCCGCGCAGAGGTGCCCGAGCTGGAGACGGAGAGGAGCGAGGTGGCGGTGCTGGAGGGCGGCGAGGCGCGGTTGGCGTgccggcggggcagcggcggtGCCCATCTTGGTGCCGCCGTGGTTTGGTACGACCCTAAGGAGCGGGAGGTGACGCCGGGGTTGGCCAAGTACCGGTTGGAGCGGGGAGAAGCGTGGGTCAACCTCACCGTCCGGGATGCCGAGTGGCCGGGGGACGGCGGGATCTACCGCTGCACCGCAGCCAACGCCGCGGGCACCGCCAGCCTCCCCGTCCGCCTCCGCGTGGAGC GGTACCCGGCCCCCCCCAACGTCACCATCAGCAAGCTGCGGTACACGCGGGCGCGCACCGAGGTGCGGCTGGAGTGGCGGACGCAGGGTGCCGGCAACCTCACCGGCTTCGTGGTACAGCGACGGCAAGCCAAGAAACCCCCCCCGCGGGCGGCCGGCCCCTGGGAAACGGCTGCCAGCGACATCGAGCCCCACTCCCGCGACCGGCGCCTGGGGGGGCTGGACCCGGCCGTGGTCTACGCTTTCCGCGTCCTGGCCGTCAACCACCGGACGGCCGGGCACCCCTCCGAGGTGCAGACGCCAG CCGAGCCTCCCTTCGAGGCCTACCCGGCGGTGACGGGGGCAGCGGTGGCAGGGATGCTGGTGGCCACCGCGGCATCGCTCCTGGCCGTGCGCTGCGTCGCCCGCCACAGGGACGCCCTCCCAC ggctgcacGACCTGCTCTTCCGCAC TGTCCCCCCCCGCAGGGCTGGTCCCGGCGCCCAGGAGCCCATCGGCACGCCGGAGGATGCCGAAACAGCCGCAAGCAGGGAGGATGGAGCAGTACCGGCACCGGCacaccccagcacagcagcag GGGCTCTCCCACCCCTTGCAGAGCCGCTCTCGGCACCGCCGGATGCCACCGACGACCCACCGGTTAACGTCACCATCACCGTGACAGCAACGCCGTGA
- the CDON gene encoding cell adhesion molecule-related/down-regulated by oncogenes yields MHPDPGRLQALLFVAAAGLVSATSSDLIPHFVSEPLSAVQKSGGSVQLRCSAEPSTARLSWLFNGEPLDSKVGEVEIQSGSLTIVSLSLSTAGRYQCVANSSVGAVVSRPATVSMGNLANFDTSVKPAVAAEEGGTAFIGCKVPESNPKAQVRFQVRGKWLEQSTDNYLILPSGNLQILNVSLEDKGSYKCAVYNPVTDDLRIELTGRKLIVTRSSSGGFHILHPLAPQSLAVPRHSSLTLECVVSGLPSASVRWVKDGRDALRKGRWKLLHSHLVTDRLEASDSGNYSCVVGNELGVVKYVNYSLTILEPASISKGLQDETVAAGATVHFWCDVHGSPAPTLTWLHNAAPLCLSPRHLLTGNRLRIRGVTRDDSGLYQCVANNGVGFVQSTGRLRVQPGKGSSPVIVSSPASITVRDGGDVTLSCNATGLPSPVIRWYDSRGLITSHPSQVLHSKPQKPPQAMPGSAVAEPTYFFVSQAGSSSLHIRNVTPERAGEYTCEAINEHGSVVSKAFLTVVPLETGTKAEEMAPMEIALSDDSDGDFGAETAFSSSPPTKSRLDAAATEKASNAAAPPEAPIILSPPQTLKPDTYNLVWRSGRDGGLPINAYFVKYRKLEDSVSAAGSWHTVRVPGSENELRLTELEPSSLYEVLMVARSAAGEGQPAMLTFRTSKERTSSSKNTQAPSPPVGVPKHPVIHEGTNNFGVVLPDLSRHSGVPEAPDRPTISTASESSVYVTWIPRANGGSPITAFKVEYKRLGRNSDWLIAADNISPSKLSVEVRNLEPGEMYRFRVIAVNNYGESPRSAASRPYQVAGFTSRFSNRPITGPHIAYTEAISDTQIMLKWTYITASNNNTPIQGFYIYYRPTDSDNDSDYKRDIVEGTKQWHLINHLQPETSYDIKMQCYNEGGESEYSNVMICETKVKRTPGASEYPVKDLSTPPNPPDRVGGSGAGPSNGPVRSSDMLYLIVGCVLGVMVLILIVFIAMCLWKNRQQNAMQKYDPPGYLYQGADISGQMIEYTTLPGTSRVNGSIHGNFISNGGLGNGCPHAHHKVANGVNGIMNGGAGLYPGHSNSLPRTHMDYEHPHHLVNGGGMYTAVPQADPSECINCRNCRNNNRCFTKTNGTFSSNTLPVVPIVAPYQQDGLEMKPLNHHVMVAMCLASTVPECSARLEEDGKGIAEQPSAQHPCCREGMNRLSVDYTDGDNCMHSETSNHVLSWSPLILQPVSKDCKEKPGWNSSGVTLNGSGDLRQLQLQET; encoded by the exons ATGCATCCAGATCCTGGACGCTTACAGGCACTGCTCTTCGTTGCTGCCGCGGGTCTCGTCTCTGCCACGAGTTCAG atttAATTCCCCATTTTGTTTCTGAGCCCTTGTCTGCTGTCCAGAAGTCTGGTGGGTCCGTACAACTCCGCTGCTCTGCCGAGCCCTCCACGGCTCGCCTTTCTTGGCTGTTTAATGGAGAGCCTCTGGACAGCAAGGTGGGAGAAGTGGAAATCCAGTCAGGATCTTTGACAATCGTCTCCCTCAGCCTGTCAACGGCTGGTCGCTATCAGTGTGTTGCTAACAGCAGTGTGGGCGCCGTTGTGAGCAGGCCTGCAACGGTATCGATGGGCA ATCTAGCTAATTTTGATACGTCAGTGAAACCGGCCgttgcagcagaggaaggaggtaCGGCTTTCATTGGATGCAAGGTGCCAGAAAGTAACCCTAAAGCACAGGTTCGCTTTCAAGTGCGGGGAAAATGGCTGGAACAATCAACAG ATAACTACCTAATTCTTCCGTCTGGAAACCTGCAGATTTTGAATGTATCTTTAGAAGACAAAGGATCCTATAAATGTGCAGTGTACAACCCAGTTACTGACGATCTCAGAATAGAACTCACTGGACGTAAGCTCATAGTCACAC gctCTTCCTCAGGTGGCTTCCACATACTTCACCCCCTGGCACCCCAGAGCCTGGCGGTGCCCCGGCACAGCTCTCTGACGCTAGAATGTGTTGTCAGTGGGTTGCCTTCAGCCTCCGTCCGCTGGGTTAAAGATGGCCGGGACGCGCTGAGAAAAGGCAGGTGGAAACTGCTGCACTCCCATCTGGTGACGGACAGGCTTGAGGCATCGGACTCTGGAAATTACTCCTGCGTGGTGGGAAATGAACTTGGAGTAGTGAAATATGTTAACTATTCACTTACTATACTTG AACCTGCCTCCATCTCCAAGGGACTGCAAGATGAAACCGTGGCCGCTGGAGCGACTGTGCATTTCTGGTGCGACGTCCACGGAAGCCCTGCCCCGACCCTCACCTGGCTCCACAACGCGGCTcccctctgtctctctccacGACATCTGCTGACGGGAAACCGTCTGCGGATCCGTGGGGTCACGCGAGACGACTCTGGCTTGTACCAGTGTGTAGCAAACAACGGGGTTGGATTTGTGCAGTCCACCGGGAGACTTCGTGTCCAGCCAG gcAAAGGCTCTAGCCCAGTTATAGTTTCTTCACCAGCAAGCATCACTGTGAGAGATGGTGGGGACGTTACACTGTCTTGCAATGCCACTGGCCTACCCAGTCCCGTGATCCGTTGGTACGACAGCAGAGGACTTATTACCAGCCACCCTTCCCAGGTGCTTCATTCAAAACCGCAGAAACCTCCTCAAGCAATGCCGGGCAGCGCCGTTGCGGAGCCCACCTACTTCTTCGTGTCTCAAGCGGGCTCGAGCTCCTTGCACATTAGGAACGTGACGCCTGAGCGTGCCGGGGAGTACACGTGCGAAGCCATCAATGAGCACGGCTCCGTGGTGTCAAAAGCCTTCCTTACAGTTG TTCCTTTAGAAACTGgcacaaaagcagaagaaatggcTCCCATGGAGATTGCCCTGAGCGATGACAGTGACGGTGATTTTGGTGCAGAAACGGCGTTTTCAAGCTCGCCTCCAACAAAATCGCGTTTGGATGCAGCTGCAACGGAAAAAGCCTCGAATGCCGCCGCTCCCCCTGAAGCCCCCATCATCCTCAGCCCCCCGCAGACGCTGAAGCCAGACACGTACAACCTGGTGTGGCGTTCGGGGAGGGACGGGGGCTTACCCATCAATGCCTATTTTGTCAAATACCGCAAG CTGGAGGACAGTGTCAGTGCGGCGGGAAGCTGGCACACGGTGCGTGTCCCTGGCAGTGAGAACGAGCTGCGGCTCACCGAGCTGGAGCCTTCCAGCCTGTATGAAGTTTTAATGGTGGCGAGGAGCGCTGCTGGCGAAGGCCAGCCTGCCATGCTGACGTTTCGCACCAGCAAAG AAAGAACATCATCCTCGAAAAACACTCAGGCTCCGTCTCCACCGGTAGGCGTTCCTAAACATCCCGTCATTCACGAAGGGACAAATAATTTCGGTGTCGTCCTTCCAGACCTGTCTCGACACAGCGGAG TTCCAGAAGCTCCCGACCGACCCACGATCTCCACAGCATCAGAATCATCCGTCTACGTCACGTGGATACCGCGAGCAAATGGCGGCTCCCCCATTACTGCCTTTAAAGTGGAGTACAAACGCTTGGGTCGAAACAGTGACTGGCTAATTGCAGCTGATAACATTTCTCCTTCCAAGCTGTCTGTGGAAGTTCGTAACTTGGAGCCAG gagaaatgtaTAGGTTCCGTGTGATTGCCGTGAACAATTATGGGGAGAGCCCACGCAGTGCAGCATCTCGCCCTTACCAAGTGGCTGGATTTACCAGCCGGTTTTCCAACCGCCCCATCACAGGACCTCACATTGCTTATACCGAAGCCATCAGTGACACTCAGATCATGTTAAAATGGACG TATATTACAGCAAGCAACAACAACACGCCCATCCAAGGATTTTATATCTATTATCGGCCTACAGACAGCGACAATGATAGTGACTACAAGAGGGATATCGTGGAAG GTACAAAGCAGTGGCACTTGATAAATCACCTGCAGCCAGAAACATCTTACGACATTAAAATGCAGTGCTATAACGAAGGTGGTGAAAGCGAGTACAGCAACGTGATGATCTGCGAAACCAAAG TGAAACGCACGCCGGGAGCATCCGAATATCCAGTGAAGGACCTGAGTACGCCACCGAATCCCCCCGACCGGGTTGGCGGAAGCGGAGCTGGGCCTTCAAACGGCCCCGTTCGGAGCAGTGACATGCTGTACTTGATCGTGGGCTGCGTCCTTGGGGTGATGGTCCTTATTCTCATCGTGTTCATTGCCATGTGCCTGTGGAAGAACCGTCAGCAAAACGCCATGCAGA AATATGACCCTCCTGGCTACCTCTATCAAGGGGCGGATATCAGCGGGCAAATGATTGAGTACACGACTTTACCCGGCACAAGCCGAGTCAACGGCAGCATCCACGGAAACTTCATAAGCAATGGTGGCCTCGGCAACGGCTGTCCGCACGCCCATCATAAAGTTGCTAATGGAGTTAATGGGATCATGAATGGAGGAGCTGGACTGTACCCGGGGCACAGCAACTCCCTGCCCAGGACACACATGGACTATGAACATCCCCACCATCTTGTGAAC GGCGGTGGGATGTACACGGCAGTGCCGCAGGCTGACCCCTCCGAGTGCATCAATTGCCGAAATTGTCGGAACAATAACAG GTGTTTCACCAAAACCAATGGCACTTTCAGCAGCAACACGCTACCCGTCGTGCCCATCGTAGCACCTTATCAGCAGGACGGTTTGGAGATGAAACCTCTGAATCACCACGTCATGGTGGCCATGTGCTTGGCCTCCACCGTCCCGGAGTGTAGCGCCCGGCTGGAGGAGGACGGCAAGGGGATAGCGGAGCAGCCCTCCGCCCAGCATCCCTGCTGTCGAGAAGGCATGAACCGGCTCTCCGTGGATTACACGGACG GTGACAACTGCATGCACTCGGAAACATCGAACCACGTTCTGAGCTGGAGTCCCCTTATTCTGCAGCCTGTTTCGAAGGACTGTAAGGAAAAACCAGGATGGAATTCATCCGGAGTCACCTTAAACGGTTCCGGGGATCTTcggcagctccagctgcaggaaaCCTGA